The Bacteroidia bacterium genome includes a window with the following:
- the hemC gene encoding hydroxymethylbilane synthase, with the protein MKYRIGTRGSALALWQANYVLEKLKKHGLDAELVIIQTKGDKIQDIALSKIGSKGVFTQELEQALRNKEIDLAVHSAKDVPTNISEDLPIIAFTERECPADVLVSHKNVNLERDELVIGTSSTRRAAFLKRYYPQHKVAEVRGNVQTRIKKLEQGQFDALLMAFAGIHRLGYDSYIQSILPIEQFVPAAGQGALAIQMLASHPDQELLKKILHHTDTGICVQAERLILQQLGGGCSVPIFAYAQYQKGEIFLQAGIISLEGKNMAYAQSKTTLDKLEYTILNLVENILHTQKGTKILEKVKNNNF; encoded by the coding sequence ATGAAATACAGGATTGGAACTCGGGGCAGCGCATTGGCGCTATGGCAAGCTAATTATGTGCTCGAAAAACTAAAAAAACATGGTTTAGATGCCGAGTTAGTAATTATTCAGACAAAAGGCGATAAAATTCAGGATATTGCTTTGAGTAAAATAGGAAGTAAAGGAGTTTTCACCCAAGAATTAGAGCAAGCTTTGCGAAACAAAGAAATTGACCTTGCTGTACATAGTGCCAAAGATGTACCTACAAACATAAGTGAAGATTTGCCTATTATTGCTTTTACGGAGCGCGAGTGCCCTGCTGATGTACTAGTAAGCCATAAAAATGTTAATTTAGAAAGAGATGAGTTAGTCATAGGAACCTCTTCTACACGCAGAGCGGCTTTCTTAAAACGGTACTACCCACAGCATAAAGTAGCCGAAGTTAGAGGTAATGTACAAACTCGGATAAAAAAATTAGAACAAGGTCAGTTTGATGCTTTGCTAATGGCTTTTGCAGGTATCCACCGATTGGGCTATGATTCATATATTCAAAGTATTTTGCCTATTGAGCAGTTTGTTCCCGCAGCAGGTCAAGGAGCTTTAGCCATACAAATGCTCGCTTCCCACCCCGACCAAGAACTACTCAAAAAAATACTACATCACACAGACACAGGTATTTGCGTACAAGCAGAACGTTTAATTTTACAACAGTTGGGCGGAGGTTGTAGCGTGCCTATTTTTGCCTACGCGCAATACCAAAAAGGAGAAATCTTCTTACAAGCAGGTATAATTAGCTTAGAGGGAAAAAATATGGCTTATGCACAAAGTAAAACTACATTAGATAAACTTGAATACACAATTTTGAATTTAGTAGAAAATATTCTTCATACTCAAAAGGGTACAAAAATCCTAGAAAAAGTCAAAAACAATAATTTTTGA
- a CDS encoding leucine-rich repeat domain-containing protein has product MKAYLDTIFAQTPPHKIEQLNLDYDYISDEIEEKFDTIEGLEDCFALQKLIISHHEISCIQGLSENIHLQYLDLSHNFIRTIENIDHLQNLTYLNLSFNDIRKIEGLASLHKLTYLDLGHNKIKKIEGLSALTQLKTLILSGNKAISTLEGLENQSQLEQLYLKQCRIVDWSGLKHLVHLQELYVTPIQIGDMYSSLKQLPELKFLHISNRDLQKIDKIPFVPTLKKLSVTNCAFLQFVTGLEENPQLIELELSNNVLLELSGIQHLSQLEYLDVRNNSLRRISLEVLPQSLKRVRVMGNPLTSDTIALLQAWAKERQIRIDI; this is encoded by the coding sequence ATGAAAGCTTACTTAGATACCATTTTTGCTCAAACTCCTCCGCACAAAATTGAACAGCTCAACCTTGATTATGACTACATTAGCGATGAGATTGAAGAAAAATTTGATACTATTGAAGGATTAGAAGATTGTTTTGCTTTACAAAAACTGATTATCTCTCATCATGAAATTAGTTGTATTCAAGGTTTATCTGAAAATATTCACTTACAGTACTTGGATTTGAGCCATAATTTTATTCGCACCATAGAGAATATAGACCACTTACAAAACTTAACTTATCTTAACCTTTCTTTTAACGATATACGTAAAATTGAAGGACTAGCTTCACTACATAAGCTGACCTACTTAGATCTCGGACACAACAAAATCAAAAAAATTGAAGGATTAAGTGCACTAACTCAATTAAAAACGCTTATCTTATCTGGTAACAAAGCCATTTCCACCTTAGAAGGGCTAGAAAATCAATCGCAGCTTGAGCAGCTGTATCTAAAACAATGTAGAATAGTGGATTGGTCAGGTTTAAAACATCTGGTTCATTTACAAGAATTATATGTTACTCCCATACAAATTGGGGACATGTATTCCTCACTTAAACAATTACCTGAATTAAAGTTTTTACATATTTCTAACCGAGATTTACAAAAAATAGATAAAATTCCTTTCGTCCCGACTTTGAAAAAATTATCTGTTACTAACTGTGCCTTTTTGCAATTTGTTACAGGTTTGGAAGAAAATCCACAGTTAATTGAATTAGAATTGTCCAATAATGTTTTGTTAGAGCTGAGCGGCATTCAACATTTATCTCAATTAGAGTACTTGGATGTAAGGAATAATAGCCTGCGTAGGATATCCCTTGAAGTTTTACCTCAATCTCTGAAAAGAGTTAGAGTTATGGGCAATCCTTTAACTTCGGATACAATAGCACTTTTACAAGCATGGGCAAAAGAACGTCAAATTAGAATAGATATATGA